GACGTCCACCGGTTCTGGTTCGGTAAGGCTTGGCTAAGCGCCAAGCTTACGCAGAGGCGGAGGGCTCCCATAGGGGGCATCGGGGGCGCGAACCACCCGCTTCAGGGCGTCGGCGCCCGCTCCGGAGTCCCCGCGCCCGCACCCGATTCCGGTGCGGGCTTCGGCACCGTTTCCGGCACCGGCTTCGGCGTCGGCTTGTGGGCGGCACCGGAAGCGGAATCGGCGCCGAGACCGGGGGCGGCGTTCGCCACCGCTTCGGCCAGCCGCGCCGCCTGAGCCCTCGTCCGCCGTGCCTGCCGCAGGGCGTCCCAGGTCAGCAGGGTCAACGCCAGCCACACCAGCGAGAAGCCGGCCCAGCGCTCGGGCGGCATCGCCTCGTGGAAGTAGAGGATGCCGAGCATGAACTGGAAGACCGGCGCCAGATACTGCAACAGCCCCAGCGTGGACAGCGGTACGCGGATCGCCGCCGCGCCGAAGCAGACCAGCGGGCCGGCCGTGACGATGCCCGTGGCGGCGAGCAGCACCCCGTGCCAGGGGCCTCCCGCCGTGAACGTCGCCTCGCCCGAGGCGCCCAGCCACAGCAGGAAACCGAGTGCGGGCAGGAAGAGCACGGCGGTCTCGGCGGCCAGTGACTCCAGGCCGCCCATGTTGACCTTCTTCTTCACCAGTCCGTACGTCGCGAAGGAGAACGCCAGCGTCAGCGAGATCCAGGGCGGCTGCCCGTATCCGATCGCGAGCACCAGTACTGCGGCGAATCCGGTGGTGACCGCCACCCACTGGGCGGGCCGCAGCCGTTCGCCGAGGAGCAGGACGCCCATGGCGATGGTGACCAGCGGGTTGATGAAGTAGCCGAGCGATGCCTCGACGACCTGGCCGTTGTTGACGGCCCAGATGTAGAGCCCCCAGTTGACCGTGATGACGGCCGCGGCCGTCGCGATCAGCCCCAGCTTGCGGGGTTGCCTGAGCAGTTCGCCGATCCAGGCCCAACGGCGTACGAACAGAAGGGCGACGGCGACGAAGCCGAGCGACCAGACCATCCGGTGGGCGAGGATCTCGACCGCCCCGGAAGG
The Streptomyces sp. NBC_00234 DNA segment above includes these coding regions:
- the rarD gene encoding EamA family transporter RarD, which gives rise to MEGKNEQRAGLLYGIGAYGMWGMVPLFWPLMKPSGAVEILAHRMVWSLGFVAVALLFVRRWAWIGELLRQPRKLGLIATAAAVITVNWGLYIWAVNNGQVVEASLGYFINPLVTIAMGVLLLGERLRPAQWVAVTTGFAAVLVLAIGYGQPPWISLTLAFSFATYGLVKKKVNMGGLESLAAETAVLFLPALGFLLWLGASGEATFTAGGPWHGVLLAATGIVTAGPLVCFGAAAIRVPLSTLGLLQYLAPVFQFMLGILYFHEAMPPERWAGFSLVWLALTLLTWDALRQARRTRAQAARLAEAVANAAPGLGADSASGAAHKPTPKPVPETVPKPAPESGAGAGTPERAPTP